A stretch of Dromaius novaehollandiae isolate bDroNov1 chromosome 8, bDroNov1.hap1, whole genome shotgun sequence DNA encodes these proteins:
- the MFSD14A gene encoding hippocampus abundant transcript 1 protein translates to MTQGGKKKKRAVNRSIMLAKKIIIKDGGTPQGIGSPSVYHAVIVIFLEFFAWGLLTAPTLVVLHETFPKHTFLMNGLIQGVKGLLSFLSAPLIGALSDVWGRKSFLLLTVFFTCAPIPLMKISPWWYFAVISVSGVFAVTFSVVFAYVADITQEHERSMAYGLVSATFAASLVTSPAIGAYLGRVYGDSLVVVLATAIALLDICFILVAVPESLPEKMRPASWGAPISWEQADPFASLKKVGQDSIVLLICITVFLSYLPEAGQYSSFFLYLRQIMGFSSESVAAFIAVLGILSIIAQTIVLSLLMRSIGNKNTILLGLGFQILQLAWYGFGSEPWMMWAAGAVAAMSSITFPAVSALVSRTADADQQGVVQGMITGIRGLCNGLGPALYGFIFYIFHVELNELPMPETPSGGSVATQYHLQQNSIIPGPPFLFGACSVLLALLVALFIPEHTNLNVRSSNWKKHCGSHGHPHSPQAPGEAKEPLLQDTNV, encoded by the exons cCTCAAGGAATAGGTTCACCTAGTGTCTACCATGCTGTTATAGTGATATTTTTGGAGTTTTTTGCTTGGGGACTCTTAACAGCACCTACTCTGGTG GTTTTGCATGAAACCTTCCCAAAACATACATTTCTAATGAATGGTCTAATTCAAGGAGTAAAG GGCTTATTATCGTTCCTCAGTGCCCCACTCATAGGTGCTCTGTCTGATGTGTGGGGACGGAAGTCCTTCTTGCTGCTAACAGTATTTTTCACCTGTGCACCAATACCACTAATGAAGATCAGCCCATG GTGGTACTTCGCTGTTATTTCTGTCTCTGGAGTTTTTGCAGTGactttttctgtggtttttgCATATGTAGCAGACATAACCCAAGAACATGAAAGAAGTATGGCCTATGGGCTG GTTTCAGCAACATTTGCAGCAAGTTTAGTTACCAGCCCTGCTATTGGTGCCTACCTTGGTCGAGTCTATGGAGACAGCTTGGTCGTAGTCCTGGCTACAGCAATAGCCTTGTTAgacatttgttttattcttgttGCTGTACCAGAATCGCTGCCAGAGAAGATGAGGCCAGCATCCTGGGGAGCACCTATTTCTTGGGAACAGGCTGACCCTTTTGCA TCACTGAAGAAAGTCGGCCAGGATTCAATTGTGCTGCTAATCTGCATAACAGTCTTTCTTTCCTACCTCCCAGAGGCAGGTCAATATTCCAGCTTCTTTCTATACCTCAGACAG ATAATGGGATTTTCATCTGAAAGTGTTGCAGCATTTATAGCAGTCCTTGGGATTCTTTCCATTATTGCACAG ACAATAGTTTTGAGTTTACTTATGCGGTCCATTGGAAATAAAAATACCATCCTGCTGGGTCTAGGATTTCAGATATTGCAACTTGCGTGGTATGGCTTTGGCTCAGAACCTTG gaTGATGTGGGCAGCTGGAGCTGTTGCAGCCATGTCCAGTATTACTTTCCCAGCCGTAAGCGCACTTGTTTCCCGAACTGCTGATGCTGACCAACAGG gGGTTGTTCAAGGGATGATAACAGGAATTCGAGGACTGTGTAATGGTTTGGGACCAGCACTTTATGGttttatattctatatatttCATGTCGAACTGAATGAACTCCCAATGCCTGAAACACCATCAGGAGGTAGTGTGGCCACACAATACCATTTACAACAG aattctATAATTCCTGGACCCCCGTTCCTCTTTGGAGCATGCTCTGTGTTGTTGGCTCTACTTGTTGCCTTGTTTATTCCTGAACACACCAACCTAAATGTACGGTCCAGCAACTGGAAAAAACACTGTGGCAGTCATGGCCATCCCCACAGTCCACAAGCTCCTGGTGAAGCTAAAGAACCATTACTGCAAGACACAAATGTATGA